From the Euphorbia lathyris chromosome 6, ddEupLath1.1, whole genome shotgun sequence genome, one window contains:
- the LOC136234166 gene encoding uncharacterized protein has product MAAPSPALSSNSSDGGHAVNIAPLHRTDTPPRTLRGLNKPKCIQCGNVARSRCPYQSCKSCCSKAQNPCHIHVLKANATFPDKTPTLNTPLFDQHSTEVTPAVSSLRAASLRQLSTNFSQFNNLHTARSRKPLTRKEAATINEWRFSKLNEFKERNIEVENEAFDRYMQNVSLLKEVFSMNPNVEGSTDQASAEDDTGEKLKFKLSGRRSENFRKRIQQIVEVGLNKLQKRGNDDSISTLENNDTPDERKVKTERASALSDLNEKLSKARNEEDMISCLEMKAQIYHSHSQTEEGTKDVEVSEKPDTEMDLAPKPRKELDYLSQKFIRTVEIDQQDLNRISLHFSSLRKVTHL; this is encoded by the exons ATGGCGGCCCCGTCTCCAGCTTTAAGTAGTAACAGCTCTGACGGCGGTCATGCTGTCAATATCGCCCCATTGCACCGTACAGATACACCACCCAGGACCCTTCGCGGTCTCAATAAACCTAAGTGTATTCAATGCGGCAACGTCGCACGTTCCAG GTGTCCTTACCAGTCATGCAAAAGTTGCTGTTCAAAAGCTCAAAATCCTTGCCATATTCATG TTTTGAAAGCCAATGCAACTTTTCCAGACAAGACACCAACATTAAACACTCCTCTATTTGATCAACACTCAACCGAAGTAACTCCTGCAGT GAGTTCACTTAGAGCTGCATCACTTAGGCAACTTTCAACCAATTTTTCTCAGTTCAACAATTTGCATACTGCACGTTCAAGGAAGCCATTGACCAGAAAG GAAGCTGCAACTATTAATGAATGGAGGTTTTCCAAGTTAAATGAGTTCAAGGAAAGAAACATTGAAGTTGAAAATGAAGCTTTTGATCGGTATATGCAGAATGTTAGCTTACTAAAGGAGGTATTTTCTATGAATCCTAATGTAGAAGGATCCACAGACCAAGCTTCTGCAGAAGATGACACAGGGGAGAAATTGAAGTTCAAGTTAAGTGGTAGAAGAAGCGAGAATTTTCGAAAGAGGATACAACAAATTGTTGAGGTGGGCTTGAACAAGCTTCAAAAACGCGGGAATGATGACAGCATTAGTACGTTAGAGAACAATGATACACCAGATGAAAGGAAAGTAAAAACTGAAAGGGCTTCAGCATTGAGTGATCTTAATGAAAAATTGAGCAAAGCACGAAATGAAGAGGATATGATATcttgccttgagatgaaagccCAGATCTACCATAGCCATAGTCAAACAGAAGAAGGAACCAAAGATGTTGAAGTATCTGAGAAACCGGATACCGAGATGGATTTGGCACCTAAACCTAGAAAAGAGTTGGATTATCTTTCTCAAAAATTCATTAGAACAGTAGAAATTGATCAGCAAGATCTCAACAGAATCAGTTTGCATTTTTCTTCCCTACGAAAAGTAACACATTTATGA